A single window of Vibrio campbellii CAIM 519 = NBRC 15631 = ATCC 25920 DNA harbors:
- a CDS encoding cbb3-type cytochrome c oxidase subunit II: MSKDFTHSVIILIITTAVVASFSLVVWVVPNILRTDDIAKGSLAKPLTALELAGRDIYISEGCHVCHTQMVRPLEPEIKRNGRANQESDDIYEFPNLWGSKRTGPDLTNLGRKYSDQWHVLHLIDPRQVVPTSIMPAYPWLFEQTLSGNAIGNKMETLRTLGVPYTDQEISDARLQIRGRTKAEALIRYLQSLGQDTAQEVAK, encoded by the coding sequence ATGAGCAAAGACTTTACGCATTCAGTGATCATCTTGATCATCACCACCGCTGTTGTGGCTTCCTTCTCTCTTGTAGTGTGGGTAGTGCCTAACATCCTGCGTACTGACGACATTGCCAAAGGCAGTTTAGCGAAGCCGTTAACCGCGTTGGAGCTTGCTGGTCGCGATATCTACATCAGCGAAGGTTGCCATGTGTGCCACACGCAGATGGTTCGCCCGCTAGAGCCTGAGATCAAACGTAACGGACGCGCGAACCAAGAGTCCGATGATATTTACGAGTTCCCTAATTTATGGGGTTCCAAACGAACTGGCCCAGACCTAACCAATCTTGGACGCAAGTATTCGGACCAATGGCATGTATTACATCTTATCGACCCACGCCAAGTCGTTCCTACATCCATCATGCCAGCTTATCCTTGGTTGTTTGAGCAGACATTGTCTGGTAACGCCATTGGTAACAAGATGGAAACGCTCCGTACGTTAGGCGTGCCCTACACCGACCAAGAGATATCAGACGCGCGATTACAAATACGCGGTAGAACCAAAGCGGAAGCTCTGATTCGTTATCTTCAAAGCCTTGGTCAAGACACAGCACAGGAGGTGGCAAAATGA
- a CDS encoding c-type cytochrome — protein MSTFWNWWAIAATIVFFILMVSVIVKYWRSNHKADQDHTIASFDGIDEKDAPPPKLLFASYAVAFLLSAGYLVLYPGLGEWKGLANYDQSDDKLSAPSTTLDEQFSQVTDMSLDALAQNGDIVRSGHILFQTHCAACHRDNAQGQKHFPNLIDKEWMYGGDDEALIHSIAKGRNGAMPGWVEVMRKDEVDKVAYYLASLNQRHSDVPEVKVELGKNLFVEYCSSCHGDGSIANQQTGVPDLSDSVWLHGGSIEEIQHTINYGLNNLMPAFESQLSEHEILALGAYIRKAGEEQERKLAALNAESLKRGEYLAHAGDCVACHSAEGGEPFAGGLPFVTPFGTIYSTNITPHASAGIGEYDYDDFRDALVKGKGKHGYLYPAMPYTSYQYLTEQDMMDLWEYMQSIPAVARRNDENHMMFPSNIRLGLLGWNIVFMDTDPIDYSLPSELEGTVDDVEKWQKGKYWVAGLGHCSECHTPCNIAQALIPERIFQGNLIDGWNAPDITSTELYVGGWDEKTLTDFLHTGHSDKGTAFAGMADVVKNSLSLMTREDIESMSYYLLSGDVNNFIAADAVPLEPKGFDDDAYQEPIYTVYKQTCGACHGNDGKGRDPIAPTLLNNGIIMHSDPFNTIAVTVRGLQPTYIDPERNFMPMASFEDILSDARLAELITFVRKHLGDQQEAVTAADVQEVRETLEAAGYAGGLHTTPDMYDRRDNNINIR, from the coding sequence ATGAGCACATTCTGGAACTGGTGGGCAATTGCCGCCACGATTGTCTTCTTCATATTGATGGTGTCAGTCATCGTCAAATATTGGCGTAGCAACCATAAAGCAGACCAAGACCATACTATCGCCTCCTTCGATGGCATTGATGAAAAAGACGCACCGCCACCCAAGTTACTGTTTGCCAGTTACGCGGTCGCCTTTCTGTTGTCAGCAGGATACCTAGTTTTATATCCGGGCTTGGGCGAATGGAAAGGTTTGGCGAATTACGATCAAAGTGACGATAAACTCAGCGCACCGTCAACGACGCTTGATGAACAATTTAGCCAAGTTACGGACATGTCGCTCGATGCATTGGCACAAAACGGCGATATCGTTCGTTCTGGTCACATCCTTTTTCAAACCCATTGTGCCGCTTGTCACCGAGACAATGCTCAGGGCCAAAAGCACTTCCCTAACCTGATCGATAAAGAATGGATGTATGGCGGCGATGACGAAGCTCTGATTCATTCTATTGCCAAAGGTCGTAACGGCGCCATGCCGGGCTGGGTAGAGGTCATGAGGAAAGACGAAGTCGATAAGGTCGCCTATTACCTTGCATCCCTTAACCAACGTCACAGTGACGTACCAGAAGTGAAAGTTGAGTTAGGTAAGAATTTGTTCGTCGAATATTGCTCGTCATGTCATGGTGACGGCTCTATAGCAAATCAACAAACGGGCGTGCCTGACCTATCAGACAGTGTCTGGCTACATGGCGGGAGCATCGAGGAGATTCAACACACCATTAATTATGGTTTGAATAACTTAATGCCTGCGTTTGAAAGCCAACTTTCTGAGCACGAAATCCTCGCACTGGGTGCTTACATCCGTAAAGCGGGTGAAGAGCAAGAGCGGAAACTCGCAGCGCTTAATGCTGAGTCATTGAAACGCGGTGAGTACCTTGCCCATGCTGGGGACTGTGTGGCTTGTCACAGTGCTGAAGGTGGCGAACCTTTTGCAGGCGGTCTGCCATTCGTTACCCCATTCGGCACTATTTATTCCACCAATATCACGCCCCATGCCAGTGCAGGTATCGGTGAGTATGATTATGATGACTTCCGGGATGCGCTTGTAAAGGGGAAAGGCAAACATGGTTACCTGTATCCTGCAATGCCCTACACGTCTTATCAATACCTCACGGAACAAGACATGATGGATTTGTGGGAGTACATGCAATCTATTCCTGCCGTGGCGCGTCGTAACGATGAAAACCATATGATGTTCCCATCTAACATTCGTCTTGGTCTCCTTGGCTGGAACATTGTCTTTATGGACACCGACCCTATCGACTACAGCCTACCTTCAGAGCTTGAAGGTACGGTGGATGACGTAGAGAAGTGGCAGAAAGGCAAATACTGGGTTGCAGGCTTAGGACACTGCTCAGAGTGCCACACGCCGTGTAATATTGCGCAAGCATTGATTCCTGAGCGCATCTTCCAAGGTAACCTGATAGACGGCTGGAACGCACCTGACATTACGTCTACGGAGCTGTACGTTGGTGGTTGGGATGAAAAGACGTTGACCGACTTCTTACACACTGGTCATTCAGACAAAGGCACCGCGTTTGCCGGGATGGCGGATGTCGTGAAGAACAGCTTGAGTTTAATGACGCGTGAAGACATTGAATCCATGTCCTACTACTTGCTCAGTGGCGATGTGAACAACTTTATTGCCGCCGACGCTGTACCACTAGAGCCTAAAGGGTTCGATGACGACGCCTATCAAGAACCAATCTACACCGTCTACAAACAGACTTGTGGCGCTTGTCACGGCAACGATGGTAAAGGGCGAGACCCAATAGCGCCAACATTGCTAAATAACGGCATCATCATGCACAGCGACCCATTCAACACCATTGCGGTAACTGTGCGAGGCTTGCAACCTACCTACATTGATCCAGAGCGTAATTTCATGCCGATGGCGAGCTTTGAGGACATCCTCTCCGACGCGCGTTTAGCAGAGTTAATTACCTTTGTGCGTAAACACCTCGGAGACCAACAAGAAGCAGTTACTGCCGCTGACGTACAGGAAGTACGTGAGACGCTAGAAGCCGCTGGATACGCAGGAGGGCTGCATACAACGCCTGATATGTACGATAGACGCGATAACAACATCAACATCCGCTAG
- a CDS encoding acetate/propionate family kinase: MSNSFVLVINSGSSSLKFAVIDSQSGDAVLSGLGECFGLSDARMSWKFNGEKKEITIEGDDSHHKIAIGKLVGLTEELGLAQDIVAVGHRIVHGGEKFTQTVRITEEVTAEIEKLADLAPLHNPAGAIGIRAAVEAFPSLPQFAVFDTAFHQTMPQRAFTGAIAKELYTDFGIRRYGFHGTSHYFVSREAAKMINKPVEESSFISVHLGNGASVCAINNGESVDTSMGFTPLSGLMMGTRCGDLDPGIIEYLLKKGWSQDQVFNSLNKASGFLGVSGLTSDARGILEAMEEGHEGAALAFQVFTYRVSKYIASYLAALDSFDGIIFTGGIGENSMPIRREILGNLKLLGFVEDVKGNEDARFGNSGVVATSELLGAKALVIPTNEEWVIAQQSVELL; encoded by the coding sequence ATGTCTAATTCGTTTGTACTGGTGATCAACTCAGGTAGCTCATCACTAAAATTTGCAGTAATCGACTCTCAATCAGGCGATGCTGTGCTAAGTGGTCTGGGCGAATGCTTTGGTCTATCAGACGCTCGTATGAGCTGGAAATTTAACGGTGAGAAAAAGGAAATCACAATCGAGGGCGATGATAGCCATCACAAGATCGCTATTGGCAAGCTGGTTGGTTTAACCGAAGAGTTAGGTCTAGCTCAAGACATCGTTGCTGTAGGTCACCGTATCGTTCACGGTGGTGAGAAATTCACTCAAACTGTGCGTATCACTGAAGAAGTTACTGCGGAAATCGAAAAACTTGCGGATCTTGCTCCACTACATAACCCTGCAGGTGCTATCGGTATTCGTGCTGCTGTTGAAGCGTTTCCAAGCCTTCCTCAGTTTGCTGTGTTTGATACTGCGTTCCACCAAACAATGCCTCAACGCGCATTCACAGGTGCAATCGCGAAAGAACTTTACACAGATTTCGGCATCCGTCGTTACGGTTTCCACGGCACTAGCCACTACTTTGTAAGCCGTGAAGCTGCGAAGATGATTAACAAGCCGGTTGAAGAATCGAGCTTCATCTCTGTTCACTTAGGTAACGGTGCTTCTGTTTGTGCAATCAACAATGGCGAATCTGTCGATACATCTATGGGTTTCACGCCACTGTCTGGTCTAATGATGGGCACACGTTGTGGTGACCTAGACCCAGGCATCATTGAGTACCTCCTAAAGAAAGGTTGGTCTCAAGATCAAGTGTTCAACTCATTGAATAAAGCTTCTGGCTTCTTAGGTGTGTCTGGCCTAACAAGCGATGCACGCGGTATTTTGGAAGCGATGGAAGAGGGCCACGAAGGCGCTGCTCTGGCATTCCAAGTGTTTACATACCGTGTGTCTAAATACATTGCGTCTTACCTTGCTGCTCTTGATTCATTCGACGGCATCATCTTCACAGGCGGTATCGGTGAAAACTCTATGCCAATTCGTCGCGAAATCCTAGGCAACCTAAAGCTGCTTGGTTTCGTTGAAGATGTGAAAGGCAACGAAGATGCACGATTTGGTAATTCAGGTGTTGTTGCTACATCTGAGTTACTTGGTGCGAAAGCGCTAGTTATTCCTACCAATGAAGAGTGGGTTATCGCTCAACAGTCGGTGGAACTGCTGTAA
- a CDS encoding putative bifunctional diguanylate cyclase/phosphodiesterase, whose product MTKNICLKTDVPGWIVLLVFITGFIFAYAAFLHEIINKPVATLLETGLALLLLGGSIFVVLVIKWSNDSIHELHAVAEREKHNAVHDALTGLPNRKFCFEQIDNRIQESAPFSVILFDVVHFKQINDAMGHFSGDQLLIQIGQRLQTELSGDDKIFRVGGDEFVILTSCAEYGAGSNLVERLDSAMSQRFNLGEFQVSSRVVFGLSTFPFDAESNDLLIKCADIAMYHAKRNGQLMAFYNEDMNVGAKYQLEISSRIQCALEKEEFQLYYQPLIDAHTSLAVGFEAVIRWQDSNGKNISPNDFIPIAERSNQVHNITMWVLDQAEKDLLSLIEQGIRLPVHVNLSAKDLSSNLLFSRLEKMLSDNPSFENLIGLEITETMAIDRVLELNPLINQIKRLGIKISLDDFGTGYSSLSLLRDLPVDQIKIDRSFLSTASKTESTRSIVENTIALAHGLGYSVVAEGVQDLDTLHFLRSRGCDIIQGYLFCPALPLHEVINWVNNHEEEQTHIRRA is encoded by the coding sequence ATGACAAAAAATATTTGCTTGAAAACCGACGTTCCGGGATGGATTGTACTGTTGGTTTTTATTACTGGGTTCATATTTGCCTATGCTGCTTTTCTTCACGAGATCATCAACAAGCCTGTTGCTACCTTGTTAGAAACGGGGCTTGCTCTACTGCTGCTAGGTGGCAGCATCTTCGTCGTGCTCGTTATCAAATGGAGTAATGATTCGATACACGAGCTACATGCAGTCGCGGAGCGAGAAAAACACAACGCTGTTCATGACGCTCTTACTGGCCTACCCAACCGAAAGTTTTGCTTTGAACAAATCGACAACCGAATCCAAGAAAGCGCCCCCTTCTCTGTCATACTTTTTGATGTAGTCCACTTTAAACAGATTAACGATGCTATGGGGCATTTCAGTGGAGACCAGCTACTCATCCAAATCGGTCAAAGATTACAAACTGAGTTGAGCGGAGACGACAAGATTTTCAGAGTCGGTGGCGACGAATTCGTTATTCTCACATCGTGTGCTGAGTATGGTGCAGGTTCAAACTTAGTTGAGCGGCTAGATAGTGCGATGTCCCAACGCTTCAATCTCGGTGAATTTCAGGTCTCTTCTCGCGTGGTTTTTGGTTTGAGCACCTTTCCTTTCGATGCGGAGTCAAACGATCTTCTTATCAAGTGCGCAGACATCGCCATGTACCATGCAAAGCGTAATGGACAGTTGATGGCGTTTTATAACGAAGACATGAACGTCGGAGCCAAATATCAACTTGAAATTTCCTCTCGAATTCAATGCGCCCTAGAGAAAGAAGAGTTTCAACTATATTACCAACCTCTGATCGATGCCCATACCAGCCTTGCTGTGGGGTTTGAAGCGGTGATCCGATGGCAAGATAGTAATGGAAAAAACATCTCTCCTAACGACTTTATTCCAATCGCTGAGCGGAGTAATCAGGTACATAACATTACAATGTGGGTACTAGACCAAGCAGAGAAGGACTTACTGAGCTTAATCGAACAAGGCATCCGGCTGCCTGTACACGTGAACCTATCAGCCAAAGATCTCTCCTCAAATCTCCTTTTCTCAAGACTTGAGAAAATGCTGAGCGACAACCCTAGCTTTGAAAACCTAATTGGCCTTGAGATCACTGAAACGATGGCGATTGATCGTGTCTTGGAACTCAACCCACTTATTAACCAGATTAAGAGGCTGGGTATCAAGATTAGTTTGGATGATTTTGGGACTGGCTATTCTTCCCTTTCCCTATTGCGAGACTTACCTGTCGATCAGATCAAAATCGACCGTTCTTTCCTGAGCACCGCAAGCAAGACAGAAAGCACCCGCTCCATTGTCGAGAACACCATCGCCCTCGCCCATGGCTTAGGCTATTCGGTAGTCGCAGAAGGTGTACAAGATTTGGATACATTGCATTTCTTGCGCAGCAGAGGCTGTGACATCATTCAAGGCTACCTATTTTGCCCTGCACTGCCGCTGCATGAAGTC